The nucleotide window CTCGTCGGGCTGGGACTCCTGGATGATGCGGATGAGATTCGTGGCGTCGGTGAGGTCGCCGTAGTGCATCACGAACCGGGAGTGAACATCCTGCGGCTCGGCGTAGATCTGGTCCACCCGCTGAGTGTTGAACGACGAGGCACGGCGCTTGAGGCCGTGGACCATGTAACCCTTCGCGAGCAGGAGACGCGCGAGGTAGGCTCCGTCCTGGCCGGTAACCCCCGTGATCAGCACTGTTTTCATTGAGAACCCGTAAAGATGCGGCGAAGCCCGGGAAGCCCTCCGTCATGGCAGGAGCGTCCCCCCGGGATCGTTAATGACGATGGAAGGTTGAGCCGGAGAAATGTCACATAGGCTATGGCGTCAGTCAATCTTTTCCCGTAGTCTTGTCCCGTAGTCTTGTCCCGTAGTCTTCATAATGGTCGTAAGTTCGCATCAATGTGTGACATCCGGATTGTGCAGGAGTCGTTATTGCGTAGATTGGGACGGGCATGGGCCTTGCCGCTCGCAGTTCGGAGAAGATGGTCCCATGCCCATTTTGTTTGTGACGTCGAAATACCTCAAGCCAGAAACACGTCTTGACGCCTAAGCCAATCCGAAACAGGCACCTGTTCGTCGCCGACTTCCTGTCCGTTATCGCGGCGACACTGATTGCGTTTCTCGTTCGCTTCGAGCAGCCGCAGTGGATAAGTGAGAATCTCCGCCTCGTCACTTTCTACCTGGCTCTCTCGGTACCCCTCAGACTCTTCATATTCTTCATCGCCGGCATGTACCGGCGGCTCTGGCGCCACGCCAGCGTCGGCGAGCTCAGGCCGATCCTTCTCGCCGCCCTGGGCGGTGGGGTCGCCTGCGGGCTGATCGGGCTGATCGTCCTCCCCGCCACCGGCCTCACGCCGGCCAGGGTCCCGTTCTCCGTCATATTCATTGACACATTCCTGACCGGCGCCCTCATCTCCCTGCCGCGCCTCATGGCGAGGATCAACCGGGCGGGCTACACGCACCGCCGGAAGGACGACGGCGGAAAGCGCGTCCTCATTGCCGGAGCGGGCGACGCGGGCAAGCTGGTCGTGAAGGAGCTGTTCGCCACGTCGCAGCTCGGCCTCGAGCCGATCGGCTTCGTGGATTCGGACGCCACCAAGCACGGCCGCATACTGGCCGGCCTGCCGGTGTTCGGCCCCCTCGCGCACATCCCGGAGATCGTCGAGCGGCTCGGAGTCGCCGAGATCATCATCGCGATGCCTTCGGCTCCCGGTACCGTGATCAGGCAGGTCGTTCGCGCGGCGCTCAGCTGCGGCATCCCCACCCGCACCGTGCCCAGCCTCCCCGAGATCATCTCGCGGCAGGGCAACGCCACGGGCTTGCGGGAAGTCGAGATCCAGGACCTCCTCCGCCGCGATGCCGTCGAGACCGACCTCGCCGCGGTCGCCGAACTGGCGACGAGCGAGACCGTTCTCATCACCGGCGCCGGCGGGTCCATCGGCAGCGAGCTCTGCCGGCAGCTCGCCCGGCTTGCTCCGTCCCGCCTGATTCTCCTCGGTCACGGGGAAAACTCCATCTTCGACATCTTCCAGGAGCTGACGCTCAGCTTCCCGGACGTCGAGATGATTCCCGTCATCGCCGACGTCCGCGACCGCGGCCGCATCCAGTACATCTTCCAGCAGTACCGCCCGCACGCCGTCTTCCACACCGCCGCGCACAAGCATGTGCCGCTGATGGAGGACAACGTCCTCGAGGCCGTCACCAACAACGTCGCCGGCACGCGCAACGTCGTGGACGCGGCGATCGAGGTGAACGTCCAGCACTTCGTGCTCATCTCGACGGACAAGGCGGTGCGCCCCACCAGCGTCATGGGCGCCACCAAGCGAATCGCCGAACAGCTCGTGCAGCACGCGGCGACCAAGCACCACCGCAATTTCGTCTCGGTGCGATTCGGCAACGTCCTCGGCAGCCGCGGCTCGGTGGTTCCGACGTTCCTCCGGCAGATTCGCGCCGGCGGTCCCGTCACCGTGACGCACCCCGAGATGCGCCGCTATTTCATGACGATCCCGGAGGCCGTGCAGCTGGTGCTCCAGGCGGGCGCTCTTGGACGCGGCGGCGAGGTGTTCGTGCTCGACATGGGCGAGCAGATCCGCATCGTGGACATCGCCACCGATCTCATTCGCCTCTCCGGCCTCGAGGTCGGCGCCGACATCGAGATCACGTTCACCGGCGTGCGTCCGGGCGAAAAGCTGTACGAGGAGATGTTCTTCACCGCCGAGAACGTGCTGCCGACGGATCACCCCAAGGTGCTGCGCGCGCGCAACGGATTGCTCGCCGAGGGCACCGTGAAGCACATAGACGCGCTCATGCGCTCTACGGACAGCGGCCGTCCGGAAGACGAGATCCGGAAGCTGCTCCAGACGCTCGTGCCCGATTTCCACCCGCACGGGGCTACTTCTCACGAGGGCGAGGCGCCGGCGCGCGGGTCGGAGACAGTCCGGCGGGCGTAAGGCCGTGCGACGCAGGTGACCGCCACAGTGACTGAGCCCTTCAACTACTCCGGCACCGAGCTCACCTCCCTGGCCGAAGCGAAGAACTACTACGCCTGGGTCCTGAAGCAGTTCGAGCCTTTCCTCGGCCCGACGGTGATCGAGGCCGGCGCCGGGATCGGAACGTTCTCGGAATTCCTGCTCAGCGTGCCGCGCATCCGCCAGCTCATCGCCATCGAGCCCGCGGCGAATACGTTCCCAGCCCTCCAAAAGCGCTTCCAGGGCAATCCGCGGGTCCGGGTGACTCCCGGGTACCTCAGCCAGCATTACCGGTCCTTATCGGCGAATGCGTTCGTTGCGGTGAACGTCCTCGAGCATGTCGCGGATCATGAGGCGTTTCTGCGAGAGGCACGGGATGCCATTGTCCCCGGGGGCCATTTGCTCCTCTTCGCCCCCGCTCTTCCAGCGATCTACGGAACGCTCGACCGCGTCTTCGAGCACCATCGCCGGTACACGAAAGCCTCGCTGCGCGCCGTGATCGAGTCAGCCGGATGGAAGCCGCACCGCATCAGCTACATGAATCTCCCGGGAATCGCCGCGTGGTTCATGGCCGGCCGCGTCCTCCGCAAATCGAGCATTGCGGCTCGTGACGTGAAGGCCTATGATCGGCTCGTCATCCCCTGGCTGTCGCGCCTGGAGTCGGTATTTTCGCCGCCGATAGGCTCCAACCTCGTCGCGATCGCGACCAAGCCCTGACCATGAGCGAGCAGAATCCCATCAAAGTCTCGGTGCTGATGCCTGTGTACAACGAGCGCGCGACCGTCGCTCACGCGGTGAAGCGCGTGCGCGAGGTTCCGTTCGAGATGCAGATCATCTGCGTGGACGACTGCTCGACCGACGGAACGCACGATGTCCTGCGGGAGCTACGCGCGTCGGGTCGCATAGATGAGCTGGTCACTCACGAGGTGAATCGTGGAAAGGGCGCCGCGATCCGGACGGCGCTGGCGAAGGCGACGGGCGACGTGGTGGTGATCCAGGACGCCGATCTGGAGTACGATCCGTTCGACATTCTCCGCCTGCTCGGCCCCATCCGTGACGGTCGGGCCGACGCCGTTTTCGGCAGCCGCTTCAAGGGCGACGTGAGCCGCGTGCTCTACTACTGGCACAGTCTCGGCAACTGGGGGCTCACCACGCTCTCCAACATGCTCACCAACCTGAACATCTCCGACATAGAGACCTGCTACAAGCTGGTGAGGACCGATTTGATGAAGAGCCTGCCGCTCACGTCGAACAGATTCGGGTTCGAGCCCGAGCTGACGGCGCGGCTGGCGCAGTCCCGTGCGCGGATTTACGAGGTGCCGATCAGCTACAGCGGCCGGACGTACGCCGAGGGGAAGAAGATCAGGTGGAGCGACGGTGTGGCGGCGCTGTGGCACATCGTGCGGTTTAATCTCCTGTCGCCGAAGGCGCCCGTGTATCGCGCAGCCATCCGTCCTTCAGTCCCGCCGAGCGAAGCTCCTCTATCATCTTCAGAGTCCGCAGCCGCCGCCCTTCCCCGTTGAGGTGGTAGCGGGTGTCGAAGAAGAGATAGCCGGGATACACGAAATCGCGTGCCGTACCGACGATCGGTATGCGCATCCCCCGCGTCAGGCGTGACCTGAGCGAGTCAATCGCGGCGACGTTGATCGCGTACGAGCGATCTATATAGGATGGAAAGAGAAAGTAGGCATGCGCCTGCTCGTCCTTCGCTCGCTCGGCGATTCCGTTGAGATCGTCGAGAATGCGCTTGTTGAAGTCCTTCATCGGCGGCAGCGGCTTTACGAAGATCGAGTCGGGATCGTTGCCCTTCTTGCCGAGGTGGCTGACGACGTCGCCGTACTGGTTGAAGGAGCGCCGGTTGTAAACCGCGTTCGTGTCCGGCGGGAAGAACTGGCTCTCCTTCCCTACCGCTGCGGCGGCGGCGTGAAGGAACGCGCGCCTCGCGTTCTCCACGCGCGGTCTCAATACCACATCAATGATCGAGTACGATCGCACGAAGTCGCCAATGCGGTCCGCCGGCGCGTAGAGCAGCGCGGTGTTGAGGGTGTTGTCGCCGTTGGCGTAGTCGCCGTAGAACTGGTCGAACTCGGGGACGACGACGACGGCGTCGCCGGGCCTGATGTACGGCTTCACCTGCGCCAGCATGTACTTGAGGCCGAGCTTGGCGTAGAGCCCCATGTTGACGACGGGGAGGCCGAGCGAGTCCTGCATCATCCTGCTGTCAATTCCGAATGCGAGGTTCGATCCGCCGACGAGAATGATTTTGGGTGACGGCGTATTCCGAATTAGCCGATCCTTCTCGAGTACGGCCGCGACGTAGCTGTCGTCCGTCGAGCGGATGTCGTACTGCCCGATGATCAATCCGGTCAGCGTGATCGCGGTGGCGAGCGCAGCGATCCTGAGCGTGAGCTTCTTCACGGCGGCGGACATCAGAACTGGAAGTAGATGAATGCCTGCTCGGTGTTGATGCCGAGCAGCCAGACCGCCATGCACAACGCGTAGTATGCGGGCCATCGCACCCATGCCGGCTGGAGCCGGAACTGTTTCACCACGTCAACACGCGTGGAGACAACCTCCACAGTCATGAGCCCGGCGATGAGCACCAGCGAGTAAAGCACCTCGAGCCTGGAGATTCCCTCGGCGCGGAGAATATCCGGCAGGATCTGGTGAGCCGTCGGCCGCGCCAGGGCGGCGGACAGGATGTGGATTGCGTCCGTCGTCGTGTTGGCGCGGAAGAACACCCATGCGATGCAGCACAGGACGAACGTGATGCCGACGCTCATCACCATGCGGAGCCGGGGATGCGCGGCCAGTCCCGTCGCGCGTGCGACCGCTTCGCGCGCGCCCTGTGTGAAGAGCGAGAACATGAGGTAGAAGCCGTTGAGCGCGCCCCAGATCACGAACGTCCAGTTGGCTCCGTGCCACAGCCCGCTCAGGAGAAACGTGATGAAGATGTTCCAGTACCAGCGCGGCCTGGCGACGCGATTTCCGCCGAGCGGGATGTAGACGAAGTCGCGGAACCAGCTCGAGAGCGAGATGTGCCAGCGGCTCCAGAACTCGCTGATGGAGCGCGACAGGTACGGCCGGTCGAAGTTCTTCATCAGGCGGAAGCCCATCACCTCGGCGGCGCCGATCGCCATCTGCGAGTAGCCGGCGAAGTCGCAATAGATCTGGAACGCGAAGAAGACCGTGGCGATGACGAGCGTGAGCCCCTGAAAGCTCGTGGGGTCGTCGTAGACGATGTTGACGTAGCGCGCGAGGCGGTCGGCGATGACGACCTTCATAAACAGGCCCCACGCCATCTTGCGGAGCCCGTCGGTGACGCGCTCGTACTCAAAGGCGTGTTTCTCGTAGAACTGATGCAGCAGGTTCTGCGGCCGCTCGATGGGGCCCGCGACGAGCTGCGGGAAGAACATCACGTAGAGGGCGAATATCCCGAGGTGACGCTCGGCAGGATGGCGTCCGCGATAGACCTCGACCGTGTACGACATCGCCTGGAACGTGTGGAACGAGAGGCCGATTGGCAGGATGATGCCGAGCGGCACGAGGTGATAGGGCCAGTGGAAGACCTCGGCGATGGCGTGAGCGTTGGCGTTGAGGAAGTTGACGTACTTGAAGACCGCGAGGACGCCGACGTTGGCGACGATGCTCATCACCAGGAACCACTTCCGCTTCGATCCCGCTGCGTTCTCGATGAGGATTCCCGCTACGTAGTCAACCGCGATCGTGAAGAACAGGATCAGGATGTAGACGGGGATGAACGCCATGTAGAAGTAGCAGCTTGCGGCGAGCAGCCACGCCCAGCGGTAGCGGTGGGGCAGGACGAAATAGATCGTCGCCACCACCGGAAAGAAGATCAGGAAGGTGAAGGAGTTGAAGAGCACTTATTGGAATAAAATGGTGTCGCGGGGAATTTAACCGAAGGGGGACGGACCGAAATGCAGGACCGAAATGCACTGCAAGCGGGGAGCGAACGGTGAGCCTGGACTCAGTGAAACCAAGGGGACATTTCTACTTTGGCTGGACACGCCGCTATCATGGCGACAGCGCGCTCCACAAATTAGGGCACGTCGCTCCTGGGTGAAACTCAACCATCGCATCAATGACTTACGCAGGGCCTGTCGCCACAGCAGGAAACCCGAAGCGCGCCCTCATCTGCGGCGTGTCCGGACAGGACGGCGCCTACCTCACGCGCTTTCTCCTTTCGCGCGGCTACGAGGTATTCGGCACATCGCGCGACGCCCAGGTCTCCCACTTCACCAAGCTCCACAGGCTCGGCCTTCAGGGAAAGATTCAGCTCGAGTCCATGGCCGTGACGGATTTTCGCAGCGTTCTGCAGGCAGTGCGAAAGGCGGCGCCAGACGAAATTTACAACCTCGCCGGCCAAAGCTCCGTCGGCCTCTCATTCCAGCAGCCCGTCGAAACGCTCGAGAGCATCAGTCTCGGCACCTTGAACCTCCTCGAGGCAATCAGGTTCGTCGAGCACCCCATCCGCTTCTACAATGCGGGATCGAGCGAGTGCTTCGGCGACACGGGAGGCGCCGCGGCGAACGAGACGACACCCTTCAGACCGCGGAGCCCGTACGCGGTCGCAAAGTCAGCAGCATTCTGGGAAGTCGCCAACTATCGCGAAGCGTACGGACTCTACGCCTGCTCGGGAATTCTGTACAATCACGAGTCCCCGCTCCGCCCCGAGCGATTCGTCACCCGCAAGGTCGTCGCGGCCGCGTGCCGCATCGCCGGCGGCAGCGGCGAGACACTTCACCTCGGCAACGTCAATATCGAAAGGGACTGGGGTTGGGCTCCCGAGTACGTCGAGGCGATGTGGCTGATGCTGCAGCAACCGAGCCCGGACGATTTCGTGATCGCGACGGGACAGCTCAACTCGCTGGGATCGTTCGTCGAAATGGCGTTCCGCGAGGTGGGGCTGGACTGGCGGGAGCACGTACAGCTCGACCCCGCCTTTCTACGCCCCACGGATCTCGCCCGAGGAGTAGGCGATCCGTCCCTCGCCGCCCGCAAGCTGAATTGGTCAGCCCGCTACCGGATGCGCGACGTGGTGCGGATGATGGTCGAAGGAGAGCGGATTATCCTCGCCGGCGGCGCGCTCTGACCCTACTGCCCGAAAACCTTTCTCCAGAAACCGAGCTGCACCGGCTCCAGGGGATCAACGTCGATCGGATCTTCCGATCTCAGAATCCGCTCGGGATTCGTCACGGTGAGCGCGCGAAGCTGGGCCGCTCCACCCCTCTCGAGCATCGCGGCTGAGCACTGCTGAATGGTGCACCGCCCTCTCGAGTGATAGTCGCTCGAAAGATAGTGCGCCCATCCGCTTTCCAGGATCTGCCATGAAAGCCGTCTCGGGGTGGCGCCGTACTGCCCGACAAGCGACCCGCAGTTGACCTGGATCAGCGCACCCGCTTCGCGCCATGCCTCGATCAGCTCGACGTTGGAACCCATGTCCGCGTACCGCTCGGGGTGAGCGATGATGGGCGTCACCCCCTGCCCCACCACCGACCGGATCGGCATCGTGCTGTTGGGAGGCACGTTCATGAAGGGAAACTCGACGAGCGCAAATCGCGTTCCTGCGAGACGAAGTCG belongs to Gemmatimonadaceae bacterium and includes:
- a CDS encoding nucleoside-diphosphate sugar epimerase/dehydratase translates to MTPKPIRNRHLFVADFLSVIAATLIAFLVRFEQPQWISENLRLVTFYLALSVPLRLFIFFIAGMYRRLWRHASVGELRPILLAALGGGVACGLIGLIVLPATGLTPARVPFSVIFIDTFLTGALISLPRLMARINRAGYTHRRKDDGGKRVLIAGAGDAGKLVVKELFATSQLGLEPIGFVDSDATKHGRILAGLPVFGPLAHIPEIVERLGVAEIIIAMPSAPGTVIRQVVRAALSCGIPTRTVPSLPEIISRQGNATGLREVEIQDLLRRDAVETDLAAVAELATSETVLITGAGGSIGSELCRQLARLAPSRLILLGHGENSIFDIFQELTLSFPDVEMIPVIADVRDRGRIQYIFQQYRPHAVFHTAAHKHVPLMEDNVLEAVTNNVAGTRNVVDAAIEVNVQHFVLISTDKAVRPTSVMGATKRIAEQLVQHAATKHHRNFVSVRFGNVLGSRGSVVPTFLRQIRAGGPVTVTHPEMRRYFMTIPEAVQLVLQAGALGRGGEVFVLDMGEQIRIVDIATDLIRLSGLEVGADIEITFTGVRPGEKLYEEMFFTAENVLPTDHPKVLRARNGLLAEGTVKHIDALMRSTDSGRPEDEIRKLLQTLVPDFHPHGATSHEGEAPARGSETVRRA
- a CDS encoding class I SAM-dependent methyltransferase; translation: MTEPFNYSGTELTSLAEAKNYYAWVLKQFEPFLGPTVIEAGAGIGTFSEFLLSVPRIRQLIAIEPAANTFPALQKRFQGNPRVRVTPGYLSQHYRSLSANAFVAVNVLEHVADHEAFLREARDAIVPGGHLLLFAPALPAIYGTLDRVFEHHRRYTKASLRAVIESAGWKPHRISYMNLPGIAAWFMAGRVLRKSSIAARDVKAYDRLVIPWLSRLESVFSPPIGSNLVAIATKP
- a CDS encoding glycosyltransferase family 2 protein, encoding MSEQNPIKVSVLMPVYNERATVAHAVKRVREVPFEMQIICVDDCSTDGTHDVLRELRASGRIDELVTHEVNRGKGAAIRTALAKATGDVVVIQDADLEYDPFDILRLLGPIRDGRADAVFGSRFKGDVSRVLYYWHSLGNWGLTTLSNMLTNLNISDIETCYKLVRTDLMKSLPLTSNRFGFEPELTARLAQSRARIYEVPISYSGRTYAEGKKIRWSDGVAALWHIVRFNLLSPKAPVYRAAIRPSVPPSEAPLSSSESAAAALPR
- a CDS encoding MBOAT family O-acyltransferase, encoding MLFNSFTFLIFFPVVATIYFVLPHRYRWAWLLAASCYFYMAFIPVYILILFFTIAVDYVAGILIENAAGSKRKWFLVMSIVANVGVLAVFKYVNFLNANAHAIAEVFHWPYHLVPLGIILPIGLSFHTFQAMSYTVEVYRGRHPAERHLGIFALYVMFFPQLVAGPIERPQNLLHQFYEKHAFEYERVTDGLRKMAWGLFMKVVIADRLARYVNIVYDDPTSFQGLTLVIATVFFAFQIYCDFAGYSQMAIGAAEVMGFRLMKNFDRPYLSRSISEFWSRWHISLSSWFRDFVYIPLGGNRVARPRWYWNIFITFLLSGLWHGANWTFVIWGALNGFYLMFSLFTQGAREAVARATGLAAHPRLRMVMSVGITFVLCCIAWVFFRANTTTDAIHILSAALARPTAHQILPDILRAEGISRLEVLYSLVLIAGLMTVEVVSTRVDVVKQFRLQPAWVRWPAYYALCMAVWLLGINTEQAFIYFQF
- a CDS encoding GDP-mannose 4,6-dehydratase; this encodes MTYAGPVATAGNPKRALICGVSGQDGAYLTRFLLSRGYEVFGTSRDAQVSHFTKLHRLGLQGKIQLESMAVTDFRSVLQAVRKAAPDEIYNLAGQSSVGLSFQQPVETLESISLGTLNLLEAIRFVEHPIRFYNAGSSECFGDTGGAAANETTPFRPRSPYAVAKSAAFWEVANYREAYGLYACSGILYNHESPLRPERFVTRKVVAAACRIAGGSGETLHLGNVNIERDWGWAPEYVEAMWLMLQQPSPDDFVIATGQLNSLGSFVEMAFREVGLDWREHVQLDPAFLRPTDLARGVGDPSLAARKLNWSARYRMRDVVRMMVEGERIILAGGAL
- a CDS encoding CpsB/CapC family capsule biosynthesis tyrosine phosphatase, which gives rise to MFDFHNHLMPGVDDGAVDIKESRSGLATMLEQGVTTIVTTPHIRASLTGRPRELESYLGQLDEAFAALEKLSVAEFPAVRLERGVEMMLDVPSPSLTDPRLRLAGTRFALVEFPFMNVPPNSTMPIRSVVGQGVTPIIAHPERYADMGSNVELIEAWREAGALIQVNCGSLVGQYGATPRRLSWQILESGWAHYLSSDYHSRGRCTIQQCSAAMLERGGAAQLRALTVTNPERILRSEDPIDVDPLEPVQLGFWRKVFGQ